The following nucleotide sequence is from Stigmatopora nigra isolate UIUO_SnigA chromosome 8, RoL_Snig_1.1, whole genome shotgun sequence.
TCACCAATCTCTATCTCCCTACGTAGATTTGACATTCAGCCACGTTCAGGCCACAAGCAGGTCAACAGCTGCCAAAATTGGAACCCTCCATTACTTGGAAATCTCCCAGATGATTTTCTGAGGATCCTTCCGCAGCAATTAGAAAATGGAACGGTAAGTGTACAATTTTCTTGAACATGCACTGACTCCCAACATACCTCGACACGCGAGtgtttaaaagataaaaatcaagattattttttttctcatccaaCATGACCTTTTTAATCTATAGAAATGGATATGGATGTACATGGATGTACATGGATGTATAGCTCCATCTctgtagtatattgatactataacGGTAAATTACATCAGGTTATACAAGTGGGCTCAACCACTGCCACCTGAAGTTTTAACTGTACTGTCATTTCCTTCTTCCAACTTTATTTGCGGGATACACAGCGTTCAAGGGATATGGCCCAAACAATTCATCATCAACATTTTCCTGTTGTCACACTTATATCGATACCATGTGTGTCCTTGCCTATATTTCGATTTACCCATCCTTGCAATGTGCCCTACTTTGGAATACTTGGAATATCATGTCTCTGTTTTAAATCGGCATACTTGAGCTTCGTGGTTGTTCCCGCCACATTGGTAACAGGGTTGGTGATTTTCTGCTCTCTGGTCTGAAATTTCTACTTGTGCTTTTACCCTTCCATTTGCTGGTGGTTGGTTGGCATTTCCACAAACCTTTGTTCGTTTACTCCTTGTCGATCCTATTCACTGTGGCAGGTCCTTCCATTTTGCTGGCGAACTTCAATATATTTCTTGATGCCATTTCCATCGATAGCGACAATTCACATGTTTTTTAATGTCAGATCTTGCTCTGCAAGTAACCTTCTCTGAATAGCCTCCACTCTCAATCCACTAACGAATCTCTCAGCTTCATCTAAATGAGGACCAAATTCACAGTGGGTGGACAACTACTTTAACGCCACAATATAATCTGACAcagaattgttttctttttgattccttttttgaaatttgaatcgcTCCACGGTCACCAGCTGTTTTGGTTTGTAATGTGATGATAATTTTCTGCTTTATACATCATACGAGAGGCTTTCTGGCTTCTCTGGAACACAGAGGTTTTTTGGCAGACCGTAAGCTTCTGCACCTATTAGTGCCAGGAAATCATTGGCTTGCCTACCGTCCTCCACTTCGTTTACAATCATCCTCTGCTCAAACCTCTCCAAGTAGTAGTCGAAGTCATCTTGACCCTCTTTGTATTCGCCGAGATTTCCAATGAACCTGGCCATAGTGCCCCGCCACCGTTACCTTGACAACTCTTTCTAATGCTAGTTTGCAAATTCCCGTTACCTCCGTGTAACGCCTTACTTTCCGCGTCCTGAAACTGGCAATCCCTACCGGCTTGAAAGGGATCCCATCGTCATCGCCACTGTGATAACTTTGCAGTATAGATGACGGAGCCAACTTGCATGCGTGCCgtaaaaatgcaacgctctgcccagagaaaatttacacgagggagttgtgaTGGGAAAGACAGTGCCGATGTTGTTGTCAAAAGTAGCCTCTCGCGTTGGCTACACCTGGCTGTATGCTCtaacatcaaaatttgtctcgtattaaTTTACCCGTATGTCGGGACACTCGTTTATCGATGTATTGCTGTATGGGTAATAATTCTTGgagataaaaaaacattatgatttGTCATGGAACAATTTTGACTTTATAAATAACCTCAATATATTGTCTTTTCCACAGCAGAATATTGAAGTCAATCTCTCCCAGCCTGGATCATCACCATCCTCATGTTTTAGTCATAGGACAGCCCAGTCAAGTTCTGAAGCTGTGGGCACCAATGGTGGTCCATGTCTGACAGCAAGAGCTACAGAGCAAGAGAGGAAACTAAAACAGTATCTGGAAGATGAGCGCATTGCCCTGTTTCTACAGAACGAGGAGTTCATGCGAGAGCTACAACGGAACCGGGAGTTTCTTGTCGCCTTAGAGAGAGGTGGGCTTTTCATGCTCAGTATATCTCTACCCTGAGCACCATATTTTAGGGAGACGCACAGGAGGTGACGTCACTCGCATTCAATTGATTTTCAATggataaacatatacatacgcgtatgtagatgtgtgtgtgtgtggggggaggtgggtgggtgggtgtatgGATGGACCTACagaaacacagacacacacacagaaacacacacacacagacacacacacacacagacacacacacacacagacacacacacacagacacacacacacagacacacacacacagacacacacacacagacacacacacacagacacacacacacacagacacacacacacagacacacacacacagacacacacagacacacacaaacacacacacacacagacacacacacagacacacacatacacagacacacacatacacagacacacacatacacagacacacacatacacagacacacacatacacagacacagacagacacacacacagacacacacacacagacacacacacagacacacacagacacacacacacagacacacacacagacacacacacagacacacacacagacacacacacagacacacacacagacacacacacagacacacacacagacacacacacagacacacacacagacacacacacacagacacacacacagacacacacacagacacacacacagacacacacacagacacacacagacacacacatacacacagacgcatacacagacacatacagatGCACATACAGAcgcacatacagacacacatacagacacatacAGACGCACATACAGACGcatatacagacacacatacagacactcatacagacacacatacagacgcacatacagacacacatacagacgCACATACAGACGCACATACAGACGCAgatacagacacatacacatacagatgcacatacagacacacatacagacacacatacagacacacatacagacacacatacagacacacatacagacacacatacacacacacagacacacatacacacacactggacTTTGCAGGAggacttgaattgaattgaatgcctttattgtcttaatacaagtataatggaattggactaaaactcccattcacctgttttgtatttttatttatatcaagcggagaggaactattttcacttttaatatatatcttttatttagattggattggataactttattcatctcgtatttgggaaattttgttgtcacattaGCAAGAGGGTAAGAATGCACATATacgaaaggcattttagacctTTCAACTCAAGATCAGACAGCCCTTTGGATTGGGAAACAACCAACATTATCATTTTATGTTGTTTGAACTCATCATGCTGCTTAATTTTAGATCGCTTGAGGTATGAATCCAAGAAATCAAAGTGGAACCATTCATATTGCATGGATAATTGCACAGGTAGGTatctttgcttctttttttaccATGTAACATAATCATTGAAATAATTTGAGTCATTATTCCTTACTTTAGTGAATGTGTATCTATCAAtagttaaaaacacaaaatagtaCAAACAACATGGATAAAACAAATCTAAGAAGGTGAATGTACAAGCGTTAATACTGAGGACTTAAAAGAATGCTCTAAGTTTTTCCCCAtgctttttgtattgttttgttaaTTTTCCTGACATGACTATAACATGATCTACATATGGTGTCAGTACATTAATTTAAAGTCGCTCCTGTCTTCAGAATCATTCTCTGAAAATTCATCGGAGGCTATGTCAGAAGATGCACTCTTCAGAGACAAACTCAAACATATGGGAAAATGTAAGACTCTTATTTGAAATATAAccattattttttgaattaacaTAATTCCAACTGTATTAAAACTAGACTATTTAATCTTTTACAGCTACAAGAAAGAAGCTGTTTGAAATAGCAAAAACTTTCtcagaaaagacaaaaagaagaaagtcTAAGAGGAGACCACTCCTGAAGCATCATTCGTATCCTGAGTAATATCAATTATCAGATTATACAAAAGAAAAGACAGACACAAAGCTAGTGGATGTATGAATTTTAAACTCAGGAACGCAGACAAGAAAATTGGGCTGGTTGTTTTTTAAGCCCACAAACTATCTTCTGTTTTCACAGATTATCTAATGTGTATGAATTGAATAGAATTCCATTATTGTCGTTATGCAattgtaatgagatttaaagctttacctTGAAGTGGAAAAACAATCGATAAAGTAaataacatagataagtagtcaccATGGACATGTAGTCACCATGAATATGTAGCCAATTAGGATATgtagccaacatagataagttgtcACCATGGATATGTAGCCAACGTGGATATgtagccaacatagataagtagccaacatagataagtggccaacatagataagtggccaacatagataagtggccaacatagataagtggccaacatagataagtggccaacatagataagtggccaacatagataagtggccaacatagataagtggccaacatagataagtggccaacattgataagtggccaacatagataagtggccaacatagataagtggccaacatagataagtggccaaaatagataagtggccaacatagataagtggccaacatagataagtggccaacatagataagtggccaacatagataagtggccaacatacataagtggccaacatagataagtggccaacatagataagtggccaacatagataagtggccaacatagataagtggccaacatagataagtggccaacatagataagtggccaacatagataagtggccaacatagataagtggccaacatagataagtggccaacatagataagtggccaacatagataagtggccaacatagataagtggccaacatagataagtggccaacatagataagtggccaacatagataagtggccaacatagataagtggccaacatagataagtggccaacatagataagtggccaacatagataagtggccaacatagataagtggccaacatagataagtggccaacatagataagtggccaacatagataagtggccaacatagataagtggccaacatagataagtggccaacatagataagtggccaacatagataagtggccaacatagataagtggccaacatagataagtggccaacatagataagtggccaacatagataagtggccaacatagataagtggccaacatagataagtggccaacatagataagtggccaacatagataagtggccaacatagataagtggccaacatagataagtggccaacatagataagtggccaacatagataagtggccaacatagataagtggccaacatagataagtggccaacatagataagtggccaacatagataagtggccaacatagataagtggccaacatagataagtggccaacatagataagtggccaacatagataagtggccaacatagataagtggccaacatagataagtggccaacatagataagtggccaacatagataagtggccaaca
It contains:
- the cuedc1b gene encoding CUE domain-containing protein 1b isoform X7 produces the protein MTSLFRRSSSNRGSRSSGECDGQSELNNSKPNRHVRRLEFNQAMEDFKIMFPTIDYEVIECVLRSNNGAVDATIDQLLQMSRDEKASDDSSDSDDSIPPEILERTLEPDSSDEEPLPIYSPPTCDMHIFDRESPPTPPQRFDIQPRSGHKQVNSCQNWNPPLLGNLPDDFLRILPQQLENGTNIEVNLSQPGSSPSSCFSHRTAQSSSEAVGTNGGPCLTARATEQERKLKQYLEDERIALFLQNEEFMRELQRNREFLVALERDRLRYESKKSKWNHSYCMDNCTESFSENSSEAMSEDALFRDKLKHMGKSTRKKLFEIAKTFSEKTKRRKSKRRPLLKHHSLFTAHSTAYLLDDEEGNCFEEENQLRKAATQEEHEQRTEPDS
- the cuedc1b gene encoding CUE domain-containing protein 1b isoform X4; translated protein: MTSLFRRSSSNRGSRSSGECDGQSELNNSKPNRHVRRLEFNQAMEDFKIMFPTIDYEVIECVLRSNNGAVDATIDQLLQMSRDEKASDDSSDSDDSIPPEILERTLEPDSSDEEPLPIYSPPTCDMHIFDRESPPTPPQRFDIQPRSGHKQVNSCQNWNPPLLGNLPDDFLRILPQQLENGTNIEVNLSQPGSSPSSCFSHRTAQSSSEAVGTNGGPCLTARATEQERKLKQYLEDERIALFLQNEEFMRELQRNREFLVALERDRLRYESKKSKWNHSYCMDNCTESFSENSSEAMSEDALFRDKLKHMGKSTRKKLFEIAKTFSEKTKRRKSKRRPLLKHHSLFTAHSTAYLLDDEEGNCFDHSMGQHIIPTMVTVIGCGLLHSSQPPPRNS
- the cuedc1b gene encoding CUE domain-containing protein 1b isoform X2, which codes for MTSLFRRSSSNRGSRSSGECDGQSELNNSKPNRHVRRLEFNQAMEDFKIMFPTIDYEVIECVLRSNNGAVDATIDQLLQMSRDEKASDDSSDSDDSIPPEILERTLEPDSSDEEPLPIYSPPTCDMHIFDRESPPTPPQRFDIQPRSGHKQVNSCQNWNPPLLGNLPDDFLRILPQQLENGTNIEVNLSQPGSSPSSCFSHRTAQSSSEAVGTNGGPCLTARATEQERKLKQYLEDERIALFLQNEEFMRELQRNREFLVALERDRLRYESKKSKWNHSYCMDNCTESFSENSSEAMSEDALFRDKLKHMGKSTRKKLFEIAKTFSEKTKRRKSKRRPLLKHHSYPDFSRLFTAHSTAYLLDDEEGNCFDHSMGQHIIPTMVTVIGCGLLHSSQPPPRNS
- the cuedc1b gene encoding CUE domain-containing protein 1b isoform X6, which translates into the protein MTSLFRRSSSNRGSRSSGECDGQSELNNSKPNRHVRRLEFNQAMEDFKIMFPTIDYEVIECVLRSNNGAVDATIDQLLQMSRDEKASDDSSDSDDSIPPEILERTLEPDSSDEEPLPIYSPPTCDMHIFDRESPPTPPQRFDIQPRSGHKQVNSCQNWNPPLLGNLPDDFLRILPQQLENGTQNIEVNLSQPGSSPSSCFSHRTAQSSSEAVGTNGGPCLTARATEQERKLKQYLEDERIALFLQNEEFMRELQRNREFLVALERDRLRYESKKSKWNHSYCMDNCTESFSENSSEAMSEDALFRDKLKHMGKSTRKKLFEIAKTFSEKTKRRKSKRRPLLKHHSLFTAHSTAYLLDDEEGNCFEEENQLRKAATQEEHEQRTEPDS
- the cuedc1b gene encoding CUE domain-containing protein 1b isoform X3 codes for the protein MTSLFRRSSSNRGSRSSGECDGQSELNNSKPNRHVRRLEFNQAMEDFKIMFPTIDYEVIECVLRSNNGAVDATIDQLLQMSRDEKASDDSSDSDDSIPPEILERTLEPDSSDEEPLPIYSPPTCDMHIFDRESPPTPPQRFDIQPRSGHKQVNSCQNWNPPLLGNLPDDFLRILPQQLENGTQNIEVNLSQPGSSPSSCFSHRTAQSSSEAVGTNGGPCLTARATEQERKLKQYLEDERIALFLQNEEFMRELQRNREFLVALERDRLRYESKKSKWNHSYCMDNCTESFSENSSEAMSEDALFRDKLKHMGKSTRKKLFEIAKTFSEKTKRRKSKRRPLLKHHSLFTAHSTAYLLDDEEGNCFDHSMGQHIIPTMVTVIGCGLLHSSQPPPRNS
- the cuedc1b gene encoding CUE domain-containing protein 1b isoform X5, whose product is MTSLFRRSSSNRGSRSSGECDGQSELNNSKPNRHVRRLEFNQAMEDFKIMFPTIDYEVIECVLRSNNGAVDATIDQLLQMSRDEKASDDSSDSDDSIPPEILERTLEPDSSDEEPLPIYSPPTCDMHIFDRESPPTPPQRFDIQPRSGHKQVNSCQNWNPPLLGNLPDDFLRILPQQLENGTQNIEVNLSQPGSSPSSCFSHRTAQSSSEAVGTNGGPCLTARATEQERKLKQYLEDERIALFLQNEEFMRELQRNREFLVALERDRLRYESKKSKWNHSYCMDNCTESFSENSSEAMSEDALFRDKLKHMGKSTRKKLFEIAKTFSEKTKRRKSKRRPLLKHHSYPDFSRLFTAHSTAYLLDDEEGNCFEEENQLRKAATQEEHEQRTEPDS
- the cuedc1b gene encoding CUE domain-containing protein 1b isoform X1 is translated as MTSLFRRSSSNRGSRSSGECDGQSELNNSKPNRHVRRLEFNQAMEDFKIMFPTIDYEVIECVLRSNNGAVDATIDQLLQMSRDEKASDDSSDSDDSIPPEILERTLEPDSSDEEPLPIYSPPTCDMHIFDRESPPTPPQRFDIQPRSGHKQVNSCQNWNPPLLGNLPDDFLRILPQQLENGTQNIEVNLSQPGSSPSSCFSHRTAQSSSEAVGTNGGPCLTARATEQERKLKQYLEDERIALFLQNEEFMRELQRNREFLVALERDRLRYESKKSKWNHSYCMDNCTESFSENSSEAMSEDALFRDKLKHMGKSTRKKLFEIAKTFSEKTKRRKSKRRPLLKHHSYPDFSRLFTAHSTAYLLDDEEGNCFDHSMGQHIIPTMVTVIGCGLLHSSQPPPRNS